In one window of Acidovorax sp. HDW3 DNA:
- a CDS encoding FixH family protein gives MSTTHSPAAALSVPPAQPWWKYGHVWMLIAGPAVVIVAGFVTLWLAVRQPDPVISEDYYRQGLEINKTLASQGEKGLTPAMQGRNHAATPAEDAVGR, from the coding sequence ATGAGTACAACCCACAGCCCCGCCGCTGCCCTCTCGGTACCGCCGGCCCAGCCATGGTGGAAATATGGCCATGTGTGGATGCTGATTGCCGGCCCTGCCGTGGTCATCGTCGCTGGTTTCGTCACCCTGTGGCTGGCCGTGCGCCAGCCCGATCCGGTGATTTCTGAGGACTACTACCGCCAGGGGCTGGAGATCAACAAAACGCTGGCTTCACAAGGAGAAAAGGGCTTGACGCCGGCGATGCAGGGACGTAACCACGCCGCTACGCCGGCAGAGGATGCCGTTGGACGTTAA
- the fnr gene encoding fumarate/nitrate reduction transcriptional regulator Fnr: MNLQSTIKVACSNCNLRELCMPVGLNEQQLQRIDDVVATRRKIKRGSTLFRNGESFTSLYAIRTGFFKTCVATEDGRDQVTGFQMAGEIIGLDGIVNDHHTCDAVALEDAEVCVMPFDRIEELSREVTALQSHVHKIMSREIVREHGVMLLLGSMRAEERLAAFLLNLVQRLHARGFSQSELVLRMTREEIGSYLGLKLETVSRTFSKFVEEGIVEVKQRHVKILSTDALKRLVNNQQACQ; the protein is encoded by the coding sequence ATGAATTTGCAATCCACCATCAAAGTTGCCTGTTCCAACTGTAATTTGCGCGAACTGTGCATGCCCGTGGGGCTGAACGAACAGCAGCTGCAGCGTATCGATGACGTTGTGGCAACGCGGCGCAAGATCAAGCGTGGCAGCACCTTGTTTCGCAACGGCGAGTCGTTCACCTCGCTCTACGCCATTCGCACCGGCTTTTTCAAGACCTGCGTGGCAACGGAGGATGGGCGCGACCAGGTGACCGGCTTTCAAATGGCGGGCGAAATCATCGGTCTCGACGGCATCGTCAACGACCACCATACCTGCGATGCCGTGGCCCTGGAGGATGCCGAGGTCTGCGTCATGCCGTTTGACCGCATCGAGGAGCTCTCGCGCGAGGTCACGGCACTGCAAAGCCACGTGCACAAGATCATGAGCCGCGAAATCGTGCGCGAGCACGGCGTGATGCTGCTGCTGGGCAGTATGCGCGCCGAAGAGCGCCTGGCCGCCTTCTTGCTCAACCTGGTGCAGCGCTTGCACGCCCGGGGGTTTTCGCAGTCTGAACTGGTACTGCGCATGACGCGTGAAGAAATCGGTAGCTACCTCGGGCTCAAGCTCGAAACCGTGAGCCGCACCTTCTCCAAATTCGTCGAAGAGGGCATCGTCGAAGTCAAACAGCGCCACGTGAAAATCCTCAGCACCGATGCCCTCAAGCGCTTGGTGAACAACCAGCAAGCCTGCCAATAA
- the hemN gene encoding oxygen-independent coproporphyrinogen III oxidase has translation MTVITPELLQRFDVSGPRYTSYPTADRFVEAFGQEEYALALQQRKLGTAAKALPLSLYVHIPFCESLCYYCACNKIITKHHDRADVYLRYLAREVDLHTAHCGVGQHVSQLHFGGGTPTFLSDEGLRELMGMLRRSFTFVPGGEYSIEVDPRTVTPERLGLLAELGFNRLSFGVQDFDPEVQKAVHRIQPAEQVFELVAAARQIGFDSVNVDLIYGLPRQTPESFDRTLAQVAQLRPDRIALYAYAHLPERFKAQRRIINTELPPASAKVNMLARSLAAFMDAGYVYVGMDHFALPEDALAVAKRQGRLHRNFQGYSTQPDCDLIALGVSAIGKVGATYSQNAKTLEEYYDFIDQGRLPVVRGLALSRDDLVRRTVIMALMCQGELLFEPMDSAWLIDSRSYFAIELEQLREMQGQGLVEVNDDGVKVTALGWFFVRGVAMVFDRYLQADRNRARFSRII, from the coding sequence ATGACCGTTATTACCCCCGAACTGCTGCAGCGCTTTGATGTCTCCGGGCCAAGGTACACCTCTTACCCTACCGCAGACCGTTTTGTTGAAGCGTTTGGCCAGGAGGAATATGCCCTGGCTCTGCAGCAGCGCAAGTTGGGCACAGCCGCCAAGGCGCTGCCGTTGTCGCTCTATGTGCACATTCCGTTCTGTGAATCGCTGTGCTACTACTGCGCCTGCAACAAAATCATCACCAAGCACCACGATCGTGCCGATGTTTACCTGCGCTACTTGGCGCGTGAGGTCGATTTGCACACTGCCCATTGCGGTGTCGGCCAGCATGTCAGCCAGTTGCACTTTGGTGGTGGAACGCCCACTTTCCTTTCGGACGAGGGGCTGCGCGAGCTCATGGGCATGCTGCGGCGCAGCTTCACCTTTGTGCCTGGGGGCGAGTATTCGATCGAGGTCGATCCACGCACCGTCACGCCCGAGCGCCTGGGTCTGCTGGCTGAACTGGGCTTCAACCGCCTGAGCTTTGGCGTACAGGATTTTGACCCTGAGGTACAAAAAGCCGTGCACCGCATCCAGCCGGCTGAGCAGGTGTTCGAGCTGGTGGCGGCGGCGCGTCAGATTGGTTTTGACTCGGTCAACGTCGATCTGATCTACGGCCTGCCGCGCCAGACGCCCGAATCGTTTGACCGCACCCTGGCTCAGGTGGCGCAGCTGCGCCCGGATCGGATTGCGCTTTATGCCTATGCCCACCTGCCCGAGCGTTTCAAGGCGCAGCGGCGCATCATTAACACCGAGCTGCCGCCGGCCTCGGCCAAGGTCAACATGCTGGCGCGTTCGCTCGCCGCCTTTATGGATGCAGGCTATGTCTATGTGGGCATGGATCACTTTGCCTTACCTGAAGACGCGCTGGCTGTTGCCAAGCGCCAGGGCCGCCTGCACCGCAACTTCCAGGGCTACAGCACCCAGCCTGATTGCGATTTGATCGCTCTGGGTGTCTCCGCCATTGGCAAGGTGGGCGCCACCTACAGCCAAAATGCCAAGACGCTGGAGGAATACTACGATTTCATCGACCAGGGTCGCCTGCCCGTGGTGCGTGGCCTGGCTCTCTCGCGTGACGACTTGGTGCGCCGCACCGTCATCATGGCGCTGATGTGTCAGGGCGAATTGTTGTTTGAGCCGATGGATTCGGCCTGGCTGATTGACTCGCGCAGCTACTTTGCCATCGAGCTGGAGCAGCTGCGCGAAATGCAGGGTCAGGGCCTGGTCGAGGTCAACGACGATGGCGTCAAGGTCACAGCCCTGGGCTGGTTCTTTGTGCGCGGTGTGGCCATGGTGTTTGACCGTTACCTGCAGGCGGACCGCAACCGCGCCCGTTTCTCGCGCATCATTTGA
- a CDS encoding sulfite exporter TauE/SafE family protein, with amino-acid sequence MCAAPCHAVITTGNAPAPEQQTLQWLPQQRAQRWRRAVLFHTGRLFGYSLAGALAAWAMASLAWLTQQTGALRPLWGLSHVAMLAWGVLMMAQARQPAWLENAGRGLWRRVQPLLGRPGGVWLAGSGWAFMPCGLLYSALLVAALSNGPLQGALSMAGFAVGSGLWLFAGPLLWGQLRQRLNHWRASWGTRLAGLLLFGIAVWALWQDLSHNGSLWC; translated from the coding sequence ATGTGTGCTGCGCCCTGTCATGCCGTCATCACGACGGGCAATGCACCGGCGCCAGAGCAGCAGACCTTGCAGTGGCTGCCGCAGCAGCGGGCGCAGCGCTGGCGCCGGGCGGTGCTGTTTCATACCGGTCGCCTGTTTGGCTATTCCCTGGCCGGAGCCTTGGCCGCGTGGGCTATGGCCAGCCTGGCCTGGCTAACGCAGCAAACCGGGGCTTTGCGCCCCCTGTGGGGCTTGAGCCACGTGGCCATGTTGGCCTGGGGTGTTTTGATGATGGCACAGGCACGCCAGCCAGCCTGGCTTGAAAATGCCGGGCGGGGGCTGTGGCGGCGCGTGCAGCCGCTGTTGGGGCGTCCTGGGGGAGTGTGGTTGGCGGGCAGTGGGTGGGCGTTCATGCCTTGTGGCCTGTTGTATTCGGCCCTGCTGGTGGCGGCATTGAGCAATGGGCCGCTGCAAGGGGCTTTGTCGATGGCGGGCTTTGCTGTGGGTAGCGGGCTGTGGTTGTTTGCTGGCCCCCTGCTGTGGGGGCAATTGCGCCAGCGCCTGAACCATTGGCGTGCCAGCTGGGGGACGCGCCTGGCAGGCTTGCTGCTGTTTGGTATTGCGGTCTGGGCCTTGTGGCAAGATCTGAGCCACAACGGCTCTTTGTGGTGCTGA
- a CDS encoding HD-GYP domain-containing protein — translation MSHSVLIPIGQLRIGMFVQLDLGWMNHPFPVSSFRIATVEQLASLRTLGVAHLRVVPDKSDPDFSLSLAAAQDVSVPLGHEPEPVVMAGGLLAPALAQHNDALQNCERSFGLATQDYQRITEMVADEPAQALALGQALVGACVDELLEQGDSVIRLLSEDVGVRSAQHSVNVMVLCLLLGRALQLPGGDLRALGLAALLHDIGKQRLPLHVREPYAHLKAQDMARYCSHVAASVSIAEQMQLPREVVQAIAQHHERTDGSGFPMRLQGVALGRYGQMLALVNHYDRLCNPSHGAAAMTPHEALSMLFAQCQTQFDPALLGTFIRMMGVYPPGSVVQLLNDRYAIVVAVNAARPLRPRVVLYEPQQSKEQAQVINLENHPELGIRRSLRPAQLPREVLDYLSPRRRICYFFERAVGVGATQGWGT, via the coding sequence GTGAGTCATTCCGTTCTTATCCCCATTGGCCAATTGCGTATTGGCATGTTCGTCCAGCTTGATCTGGGTTGGATGAACCATCCGTTTCCCGTCAGTAGCTTTCGTATTGCCACGGTCGAGCAATTGGCCAGCTTGCGAACGCTGGGCGTGGCGCATCTGCGTGTTGTGCCTGACAAAAGCGATCCAGATTTCTCTCTTTCTTTGGCTGCTGCGCAGGATGTCTCGGTGCCGCTTGGGCACGAACCAGAGCCTGTGGTGATGGCCGGCGGCCTGCTGGCACCGGCACTGGCGCAGCACAACGACGCGTTGCAAAACTGTGAGCGCAGCTTTGGCCTGGCAACGCAGGATTACCAGCGCATCACGGAAATGGTTGCTGATGAACCGGCGCAGGCCTTGGCATTGGGACAGGCGCTGGTTGGCGCTTGTGTGGATGAGCTGCTCGAACAGGGCGACAGCGTGATCCGACTGCTCTCCGAAGACGTGGGGGTGCGCAGTGCCCAGCACTCGGTCAACGTCATGGTGCTGTGCCTGCTCTTGGGGCGGGCGCTGCAGCTGCCGGGTGGTGATTTGCGTGCCTTGGGCCTGGCAGCGCTGTTGCACGATATTGGCAAGCAGCGCCTGCCCTTGCACGTGCGCGAACCTTATGCGCACCTCAAAGCGCAGGATATGGCACGTTACTGCAGCCATGTCGCTGCCTCGGTCAGCATTGCTGAGCAAATGCAGCTGCCCAGAGAGGTGGTGCAGGCTATTGCCCAGCACCACGAGCGCACCGATGGCTCGGGTTTTCCGATGCGGTTGCAAGGCGTGGCATTGGGGCGTTATGGGCAAATGTTGGCTTTGGTCAACCATTACGATCGCCTGTGCAATCCATCGCATGGTGCTGCCGCCATGACGCCGCACGAGGCGCTGTCGATGTTGTTTGCGCAGTGCCAAACCCAGTTTGATCCCGCCTTGCTCGGGACTTTCATTCGCATGATGGGCGTTTATCCGCCGGGCTCGGTGGTGCAGCTGCTCAATGATCGGTACGCCATCGTCGTCGCCGTCAATGCAGCCCGGCCTTTGCGCCCCCGCGTGGTGCTGTATGAACCGCAGCAATCCAAGGAGCAGGCCCAGGTCATCAACCTGGAAAATCACCCTGAGCTGGGCATACGCCGCAGTCTGCGCCCGGCGCAGCTGCCGCGTGAGGTGCTCGACTACCTCTCCCCCCGACGGCGTATTTGCTACTTTTTTGAACGTGCAGTGGGTGTCGGTGCGACCCAGGGATGGGGCACTTGA
- a CDS encoding EAL domain-containing protein — translation MSAVFNQAGQAVLDALQEAVWLVQADTLQIVGCNQAACTLMGLAAPAMVGHGVQQLAATPQDMILWSPQGEDVRHGLQSFTHVRHSDGRLIPVEQRVQVLAGTQPALLLLSMLNRSEQQQHEQELETLLAELRATLDSAADGILVCAIDGRLRAFNQRLAALWQIPQDLLVQRNDTAVQAHMQAQLVDAMLYQERLDTIVRHPLQESTDILTLRNGTVLECRSVPQLSRGLPVGRVFSFRDITHQAEVQAGLRLAARVFESSLDAIFIADSEHHLMRMNPGCECLVGRPAAQLLGQAAAGMFLGSDISGLMAQVLHAWESEGFWEGELRLTRSGSGACTVHLSWVALRDDSGTIVQSIGFMRDLTQQLAAQKRIEELAYTDTLTGLPNRLVLAERVQEAIARAQQGGAGFAILFLDLDRFKIINDSLGHHFGDRVLQLVAQRLQACLRQSDILSRLGGDEFVVFLDGGTSAVAESVAQRMISDMLRPFALDGMGMSVQCSIGMALYPQDGQTLDELIKQADTAMYGVKERGRGAYSFYQPKMNADLLSRMKLEHAMRQALQQGHMAVYYQPQVCLKTGRITGAEALLRWQDPEFGSVSPGVFIPLAEESGYIVTLGAWALEQAVCEAVRWQEAGYSLCLSVNVSALEFRQPDFVERLMRVLQTHGLPAQRLELEITETILLQDAQEMAQRLHTLAEHGVALALDDFGTGYSSLAYLKKLPIDKLKIDQSFVRGLPDDEEDSAIVSAILSMGQALGIEVTAEGVETPAQHAVLAQLQCQQYQGYLCAPALPASEFVALLQRQQVAL, via the coding sequence TTGAGCGCAGTCTTCAACCAGGCAGGGCAGGCAGTCCTTGATGCCTTGCAGGAGGCTGTATGGCTGGTGCAGGCCGATACGCTGCAGATCGTTGGTTGCAACCAGGCGGCCTGCACCTTGATGGGGCTTGCTGCCCCAGCCATGGTGGGCCACGGCGTGCAGCAGCTTGCGGCCACGCCGCAGGACATGATTTTGTGGAGCCCGCAAGGCGAAGATGTGCGCCATGGCCTGCAGTCTTTTACGCATGTGCGCCACAGCGACGGGCGCCTGATTCCGGTGGAGCAGCGGGTGCAGGTGCTGGCAGGTACGCAGCCAGCGCTGCTGCTGCTTTCCATGCTCAATCGCAGCGAGCAACAGCAGCATGAACAAGAGCTGGAAACCCTGCTCGCCGAGCTGCGTGCCACGCTCGATTCGGCAGCCGATGGCATTTTGGTCTGCGCTATTGATGGCCGGCTGCGCGCCTTCAACCAACGCCTGGCGGCCTTGTGGCAGATACCGCAGGATTTGCTGGTGCAGCGCAACGATACGGCAGTACAAGCGCATATGCAGGCGCAGCTGGTGGATGCAATGCTGTACCAGGAACGCTTGGACACCATCGTGCGCCACCCGTTGCAAGAAAGTACAGACATCCTCACGCTGCGCAACGGCACTGTGCTCGAATGCCGCAGCGTACCCCAGCTCAGCCGGGGCCTTCCTGTAGGGCGGGTGTTTTCGTTTCGTGACATCACCCATCAGGCCGAGGTGCAAGCTGGCCTGCGCTTGGCGGCGCGGGTGTTTGAATCGAGCCTGGACGCCATTTTCATTGCCGACAGCGAACATCATCTGATGCGCATGAACCCTGGCTGCGAATGCCTGGTGGGCCGGCCGGCGGCGCAGCTTCTGGGGCAGGCGGCGGCGGGGATGTTCCTGGGCAGCGATATTTCAGGCCTGATGGCGCAGGTGCTCCATGCCTGGGAGAGCGAAGGCTTCTGGGAAGGTGAGTTGCGCCTGACGCGCTCTGGCTCTGGGGCCTGCACCGTGCACCTGTCCTGGGTTGCGCTGCGCGATGACAGCGGCACGATTGTGCAAAGCATTGGCTTTATGCGCGATTTGACGCAGCAGCTGGCGGCGCAAAAGCGCATCGAGGAGCTGGCATACACCGACACCCTGACGGGCCTGCCCAACCGCCTGGTGCTGGCCGAGCGCGTGCAAGAAGCCATCGCTCGGGCGCAGCAAGGCGGCGCTGGCTTTGCCATTTTGTTCCTGGATCTGGATCGTTTCAAAATCATCAACGACTCGCTCGGCCACCATTTTGGCGATCGGGTGCTGCAGCTTGTCGCGCAGCGCTTGCAAGCCTGCTTGCGCCAAAGTGACATCCTCTCGCGTTTGGGGGGCGACGAATTTGTGGTGTTCCTTGATGGGGGCACGTCCGCCGTGGCTGAAAGCGTGGCGCAGCGCATGATTTCCGACATGCTGCGTCCCTTTGCGCTCGATGGCATGGGCATGTCGGTGCAATGCAGCATTGGCATGGCCCTGTATCCGCAGGACGGGCAAACGCTCGATGAACTCATCAAGCAGGCTGACACCGCCATGTACGGTGTCAAGGAACGCGGACGCGGCGCCTACAGCTTCTACCAGCCGAAGATGAATGCCGACCTGCTCTCGCGCATGAAGCTCGAACACGCCATGCGCCAGGCTTTGCAGCAAGGGCATATGGCGGTGTACTACCAACCCCAGGTGTGCCTGAAAACTGGGCGCATCACGGGCGCCGAGGCCTTGCTGCGCTGGCAAGACCCGGAGTTTGGCAGCGTCTCACCCGGGGTTTTCATTCCGCTGGCGGAGGAGTCGGGCTACATCGTCACCTTGGGCGCCTGGGCGCTGGAGCAGGCGGTGTGTGAGGCCGTACGTTGGCAGGAGGCGGGCTATTCGCTGTGCCTGTCGGTCAACGTCTCGGCGCTGGAGTTTCGCCAGCCCGATTTTGTCGAGCGCCTGATGCGGGTGCTGCAAACCCACGGTCTGCCCGCACAGCGGCTGGAGCTGGAAATTACAGAAACCATCTTGCTGCAAGACGCACAGGAAATGGCGCAGCGCCTGCATACGCTGGCCGAGCATGGCGTGGCGCTGGCACTCGATGATTTCGGTACGGGCTATTCGAGCCTGGCGTACCTGAAAAAACTGCCGATCGACAAACTCAAAATCGACCAGTCCTTTGTGCGCGGCCTGCCCGATGATGAGGAGGACAGTGCCATCGTCAGTGCCATCCTGAGCATGGGCCAGGCCCTGGGCATTGAGGTGACGGCCGAAGGCGTGGAAACCCCGGCACAGCACGCTGTTTTGGCGCAGCTGCAGTGCCAACAGTACCAAGGCTACCTGTGTGCCCCGGCTTTGCCGGCATCGGAGTTTGTGGCGTTGCTGCAGCGCCAGCAGGTGGCGTTGTAG
- a CDS encoding sulfite exporter TauE/SafE family protein: MYDPLILAQLSALGLCSGFLAGLLGIGGGMLLVPFFTYFLGQQMVPPDLAVKMAIATSMGTILFTSVSSVRAHHRRGAVRWDLVLRLAPGIVLGGMCASLGVFALLKGRFLALFFGVFVGYSALQMFKGSKPKATRQLPGTAGQAAAGGAIGFVSGLVGAGGGFISVPFMTWCNVPIHNAVATSAALGFPIALANITGFVLGGQSVPGLPAGALGYVWLPGVAAVAVCSVFTAPLGARAAHALPVQQLKRVFACLLLGLALYMLYKGVNA, translated from the coding sequence ATGTACGATCCCCTGATACTCGCGCAACTCTCGGCGCTAGGCCTGTGTTCCGGTTTTTTGGCGGGCCTGCTGGGCATTGGCGGCGGCATGTTGCTGGTGCCGTTCTTCACCTACTTCCTCGGCCAGCAAATGGTGCCACCCGATCTGGCGGTGAAGATGGCGATCGCCACCTCCATGGGCACGATCTTGTTCACCTCGGTATCGAGCGTACGCGCACACCACCGCCGGGGCGCAGTGCGCTGGGACTTGGTGCTGCGCCTGGCGCCGGGCATTGTGCTGGGCGGCATGTGCGCCAGCCTGGGCGTGTTTGCCCTGCTCAAAGGGCGTTTCCTGGCGCTTTTCTTCGGCGTGTTCGTCGGTTATTCGGCGCTGCAGATGTTCAAGGGCAGCAAACCCAAGGCCACGCGGCAGCTGCCGGGCACGGCCGGCCAGGCAGCTGCGGGCGGTGCCATCGGCTTCGTCTCGGGCCTGGTGGGTGCGGGCGGCGGCTTCATCAGCGTGCCCTTCATGACCTGGTGCAACGTGCCCATCCACAACGCCGTAGCCACCAGCGCCGCCCTGGGTTTTCCGATTGCGCTGGCCAACATCACTGGCTTCGTCCTCGGCGGGCAGTCGGTGCCGGGGCTGCCGGCGGGGGCGCTGGGCTACGTCTGGCTGCCGGGCGTGGCTGCCGTGGCGGTGTGCAGCGTATTCACCGCCCCCCTGGGCGCCCGCGCGGCCCACGCCCTGCCGGTACAACAACTCAAGCGCGTATTTGCCTGCCTGCTGCTGGGGCTGGCGCTTTACATGCTGTACAAAGGCGTGAACGCTTAA
- a CDS encoding cell division protein ZapA: protein MKQLEVHIMQQSYLLSCPEGQESRLLEAVERVDTAMTRIRDAGKVRARERIAVLAALNLAFEVVDRAQQPPAAAATPTPATMEDTDIQGDDLAFARALALRLDEALGSSGQLF, encoded by the coding sequence ATGAAGCAGCTAGAGGTTCACATCATGCAGCAGAGCTATCTGCTGTCCTGCCCTGAAGGCCAGGAGTCACGCTTGCTCGAAGCCGTCGAGCGCGTCGATACCGCCATGACGCGCATCCGCGACGCCGGCAAGGTGCGTGCACGCGAACGCATCGCCGTGCTGGCAGCATTGAACCTCGCCTTTGAAGTGGTGGACCGCGCACAGCAGCCACCCGCAGCCGCTGCCACCCCTACCCCCGCAACCATGGAAGACACCGACATACAGGGCGACGACCTGGCATTCGCCCGCGCCCTGGCCCTGCGCCTTGATGAGGCCCTGGGCAGCAGCGGGCAATTGTTCTGA
- a CDS encoding DUF904 domain-containing protein, protein MASPSPLELIAERVERLLLRHAELTRTNALLSEQVAALTQERDSLKSRLSAARARVDALLERLPENTPHQESE, encoded by the coding sequence ATGGCCTCCCCGTCCCCCCTCGAATTGATCGCCGAGCGTGTCGAGCGCCTGCTGCTGCGCCACGCCGAGCTCACCCGCACCAACGCCCTTTTGAGCGAGCAGGTGGCAGCACTGACCCAGGAGCGCGATTCACTCAAATCACGCCTGAGTGCGGCCCGCGCGCGGGTCGATGCCCTGCTCGAACGCCTACCCGAAAACACCCCGCACCAGGAATCGGAATGA
- a CDS encoding TonB-dependent receptor domain-containing protein: MMNFDLGARLPLRVCALALAAAAACSAQAHNHNTAPTLPETVVAATRTAQPLTDVVADVSIVDRDTIERSGATGLGDVLARLPGIEMGRSGGQGGTTSLFVRGAETRFTAVYIDGVRVDSQAGSGGTSWEAIPLEQIERIEVLRGPAAAVYGSDAIAGVIQIFTKKGEQGVAPYVGVGAGSYGTYRAQAGVSGASGAVDYALGLARESSKGFNAKKDGNPDRDDYHATSASGRLGWQLNKAHRLEGNFLYNDTDSGYDVSKTADDRSLRRLQTLGLNWQSQWSNAYSTRLAVTDSRDRYETLPSPYRTDTQSRNYLFFNELRLGVHQLTAALERREDELTNMGLDSSPRKRAQNALALGYGLRQGAHTLQLNARHDQDSEFGGKTTGSAAYAYEFVKNWRATASAGTAFKAPTLYQRFSLYGDDSLRPETSRNVELGLKWAEGASQFSATLYRNNVSNLIDWQGNIGSCTGNSGPWGGCYANVGKARYQGLTLAGAYRLGSVNLRGSLDLQNPQNLDTGKQLGRRAKQHGVLGADTLVAGWTLGAEAQASGRRYDTNANTTELGGYTLLNLYASTRLARDYQVVVRLDNLADKDYALARNYATAGRSFFVGLKWAPAR; encoded by the coding sequence ATGATGAATTTCGACCTTGGTGCGCGCCTGCCGCTGCGCGTTTGTGCACTCGCTCTGGCCGCTGCTGCGGCCTGCTCCGCGCAGGCCCACAATCACAATACGGCACCGACCCTGCCTGAAACCGTGGTCGCTGCCACGCGTACGGCCCAGCCATTGACCGACGTGGTGGCCGATGTCTCCATCGTCGATCGCGACACCATTGAGCGCAGCGGCGCCACCGGTTTGGGTGATGTGCTGGCGCGTTTGCCGGGGATTGAAATGGGGCGTTCTGGGGGGCAGGGCGGCACCACCAGTCTGTTCGTGCGCGGTGCCGAAACGCGCTTTACGGCGGTTTACATCGACGGTGTGCGCGTGGATTCGCAGGCCGGCTCTGGCGGTACTTCCTGGGAGGCCATTCCTCTGGAGCAAATCGAGCGTATCGAAGTGCTGCGCGGCCCGGCTGCGGCGGTTTATGGCTCGGATGCCATCGCTGGCGTGATCCAGATTTTCACGAAAAAAGGCGAGCAAGGCGTTGCGCCCTACGTCGGCGTGGGCGCCGGCAGCTACGGCACCTACCGTGCCCAGGCGGGCGTCAGCGGTGCCAGCGGCGCGGTGGACTACGCACTGGGCCTGGCGCGCGAGAGCAGCAAGGGCTTTAATGCCAAGAAAGACGGTAACCCCGACCGTGACGACTACCATGCCACCAGCGCCAGCGGCCGCCTGGGCTGGCAGCTGAATAAAGCCCATCGCCTGGAAGGCAACTTCCTCTACAACGATACCGACAGCGGTTATGACGTGAGCAAAACCGCCGATGACCGCAGCCTGCGTCGTTTGCAAACCTTGGGTCTGAACTGGCAGTCGCAGTGGAGCAACGCATACAGCACGCGGTTGGCTGTGACCGATTCCCGCGATCGCTACGAGACCCTGCCATCGCCTTACCGCACCGATACCCAGTCGCGCAACTATCTGTTTTTTAACGAGTTGCGCCTGGGCGTGCACCAGCTGACGGCGGCGCTCGAGCGGCGCGAGGATGAGCTGACCAACATGGGCCTGGACAGCAGCCCGCGCAAGCGTGCGCAAAACGCACTCGCCCTGGGCTACGGCCTGCGCCAGGGCGCGCACACGCTGCAGCTCAACGCCCGCCACGACCAGGACAGCGAGTTTGGCGGCAAAACCACTGGCAGCGCGGCCTACGCCTACGAGTTCGTCAAAAACTGGCGTGCCACTGCATCGGCTGGTACGGCCTTCAAGGCCCCCACGTTGTACCAGCGCTTTAGCCTGTATGGCGACGACAGCCTGCGCCCCGAAACCAGCCGCAACGTTGAGCTTGGCCTGAAATGGGCCGAAGGTGCGAGCCAGTTCTCGGCCACGCTGTACCGCAACAACGTCAGCAACCTGATCGACTGGCAAGGCAACATCGGCAGCTGCACCGGTAATTCCGGCCCCTGGGGCGGCTGCTACGCCAACGTCGGCAAGGCACGCTACCAGGGCCTGACCCTGGCTGGCGCCTACCGCCTGGGCAGCGTCAACCTGCGCGGCTCGCTGGACCTGCAAAACCCGCAGAACCTCGACACCGGCAAGCAGCTCGGCCGCCGCGCCAAGCAGCATGGCGTGCTTGGCGCCGACACTTTGGTCGCGGGCTGGACGCTCGGCGCCGAAGCCCAGGCCTCGGGCCGCCGCTACGACACCAACGCCAACACCACCGAACTCGGCGGCTACACCCTGCTCAACCTCTACGCCAGCACCCGCCTGGCGCGCGACTACCAAGTCGTCGTGCGCCTGGACAACCTGGCGGACAAGGACTACGCCCTGGCGCGCAACTACGCCACGGCGGGGCGCAGCTTCTTCGTCGGCCTGAAGTGGGCCCCGGCCCGTTGA